In Paralcaligenes sp. KSB-10, the following are encoded in one genomic region:
- a CDS encoding transposase, protein MSDSLCVVSSSQSPRRRYPVEYKRQVVQESMSAGASIARVALAHGINANQLHNWRWQYRRGDFGPISQGPLLLPVQIAAPPVSTPRQPAKIIDEQDRPAISGVELIFPAARVVIHGAADLPTLRCLIQALRE, encoded by the coding sequence ATGAGCGATTCTCTTTGTGTAGTGAGTTCCTCGCAGAGCCCCCGACGCCGCTATCCGGTCGAGTACAAACGTCAGGTCGTGCAGGAATCGATGTCCGCTGGCGCGTCGATCGCACGGGTTGCGTTGGCGCACGGCATCAATGCCAACCAATTGCACAATTGGCGCTGGCAGTATCGGCGTGGCGACTTCGGCCCAATTAGCCAAGGGCCGTTGCTGCTGCCGGTGCAGATAGCGGCGCCACCGGTATCCACACCGCGCCAACCGGCCAAGATAATTGACGAGCAAGATAGGCCGGCGATCTCTGGCGTCGAACTGATCTTCCCAGCCGCGCGTGTCGTGATCCATGGCGCAGCAGACTTGCCTACGTTACGCTGCCTCATTCAGGCGCTACGAGAATGA
- a CDS encoding ABC transporter substrate-binding protein, whose protein sequence is MKLRTLSAAFALAGLSFTGLSHAAGISNDVIRIGFITDMSGVYSDIDGKAGADAIRMAIADAGGEINGKKIELLVADHQNKADIGSATARQWFDEKHLDMLVGGTNSGVNLAMVTVAAEKHKPMFAVGPGSSNLTNASCTPYSIHYGYDTVALARGTANHMVAQGDKSWFFLTADYAFGHSLQRDATAVVKKAGGTVVGSVDAPLSTTDFSSYLLQAQSSKAKVLALANAGGDFVNSVKAAKEFGITKTMKLAGLLVFINDIHALGLEATQGLYLTSAWYWNKDDASRKWAQRFYKEENRMPSYLQAGDYSAVSFYLKAVKATGTDDGDTIMKWVKSHKVNDFFAGNGYVREDGTLIHDMYLMQVKSPAESKSPWDYVKLVKTLPGEQIYTTLAESTCKLVKK, encoded by the coding sequence ATGAAACTGCGTACACTATCCGCAGCCTTCGCCCTAGCAGGACTTAGCTTTACCGGGCTAAGCCACGCGGCAGGCATTTCTAACGACGTTATACGCATCGGCTTCATCACCGATATGTCGGGCGTCTACTCCGACATCGACGGCAAGGCCGGCGCCGATGCCATCCGCATGGCCATCGCCGACGCCGGCGGTGAAATCAACGGCAAGAAAATCGAACTGCTTGTTGCAGACCATCAAAACAAAGCCGACATCGGCTCCGCGACCGCACGTCAATGGTTCGACGAAAAACACCTGGACATGCTGGTGGGCGGCACCAACTCCGGCGTAAACCTGGCCATGGTCACGGTTGCGGCAGAAAAACACAAACCCATGTTCGCGGTCGGACCAGGCTCGTCCAACCTGACCAACGCCAGCTGCACACCCTATAGCATCCACTACGGCTACGACACGGTGGCGCTGGCCCGCGGCACCGCCAACCATATGGTTGCGCAAGGCGACAAGTCCTGGTTCTTCCTGACGGCCGACTATGCCTTCGGCCATTCCCTGCAGCGCGACGCCACCGCGGTTGTCAAGAAAGCCGGCGGCACAGTGGTAGGCAGCGTCGATGCGCCGCTCAGCACCACCGATTTCTCTTCGTATCTGCTGCAGGCTCAGTCCTCCAAGGCCAAGGTCCTGGCACTGGCCAATGCGGGCGGCGACTTCGTCAACTCGGTCAAGGCCGCCAAGGAATTCGGCATTACCAAAACCATGAAGCTGGCCGGCTTGCTGGTGTTCATCAACGATATCCACGCCCTGGGCCTGGAAGCGACTCAGGGCCTGTACCTGACCAGCGCCTGGTACTGGAACAAAGACGATGCATCGCGCAAATGGGCTCAGCGTTTCTACAAAGAAGAAAACCGCATGCCCTCGTACCTGCAAGCGGGCGACTACTCCGCCGTGTCGTTCTACCTGAAAGCCGTCAAGGCCACAGGCACCGACGATGGCGATACCATCATGAAATGGGTCAAATCGCACAAGGTCAACGACTTCTTCGCCGGCAACGGCTATGTGCGCGAAGACGGCACGCTGATACACGACATGTACCTGATGCAAGTCAAATCGCCGGCCGAATCCAAATCACCCTGGGATTACGTCAAACTGGTTAAAACCCTGCCAGGCGAGCAAATCTACACTACGCTGGCCGAATCAACCTGCAAACTCGTTAAAAAATAA
- a CDS encoding ABC transporter ATP-binding protein, with translation MAIALEISDLQAWYGESHVLHGVHLNVAKGEVVTLLGRNGSGRTTSLRAILGLTGSRRGSIRIQGTESIYLPTYRIAHLGIGYCPEERGIFAGLSCEENLLLPPIVGDTLGGGMSLADIYDMFPNLEERKHSPGTRLSGGEQQMLAVARILRTGANLLLLDEISEGLAPVIVQALARMIKILKGKGYTIIMVEQNFRFAAPLADRFYVMEHGQIVEQFSAAELPAKQDVLNTLLGV, from the coding sequence ATGGCTATCGCACTTGAAATTTCGGATCTGCAGGCCTGGTATGGCGAATCGCATGTCCTGCATGGGGTGCACCTGAACGTTGCCAAAGGCGAAGTGGTCACGCTGCTCGGGCGCAATGGGTCAGGGCGCACAACGTCCTTGCGCGCCATCCTGGGGCTGACCGGATCACGCCGGGGTTCGATCCGCATCCAGGGCACCGAATCGATTTATCTGCCCACCTATCGCATTGCGCATTTGGGCATTGGTTATTGCCCCGAGGAGCGCGGCATATTTGCCGGGCTGTCCTGCGAAGAGAACCTGCTGCTGCCGCCCATCGTGGGCGATACGCTCGGTGGAGGCATGTCCCTGGCCGATATCTACGACATGTTCCCCAACCTGGAGGAGCGCAAGCATTCGCCCGGCACCCGCCTGTCGGGAGGAGAGCAGCAAATGCTGGCGGTTGCCCGAATTCTGCGCACCGGCGCCAATCTGCTTTTGCTCGACGAAATTTCCGAAGGGCTCGCGCCGGTCATAGTCCAGGCCCTGGCCCGCATGATCAAGATCCTCAAGGGAAAGGGCTACACCATCATCATGGTGGAACAGAATTTCCGTTTTGCGGCGCCTTTGGCCGACCGCTTTTATGTCATGGAGCACGGCCAGATCGTAGAACAATTTAGTGCGGCTGAATTGCCAGCCAAACAAGACGTGCTTAACACGCTGCTCGGCGTTTAA
- a CDS encoding ABC transporter ATP-binding protein, translating into MSEYILETQHLAKEFRGFVAVSDVNLRVQRGNIHALIGPNGAGKTTCFNLLTKFLTPTAGKIFFSGKEITHDKPAQIARQGIIRSFQISAVFPQLTVLENVRIGLQRSTGQSYHFWRSGASLAHLNEAAYGLLEQVDLVEFAQVHTINLPYGRKRALEIATTLAMEPELMLLDEPTQGMGHEDVNRVTQLIKKVSAGRTILMVEHNMNVVSQIADKITVLARGAVLAEGNYAQVSRNADVMQAYMGTTSGELEGAH; encoded by the coding sequence ATGAGCGAATACATTCTCGAAACCCAGCATCTCGCCAAAGAATTCCGCGGCTTTGTCGCGGTCAGCGATGTCAATTTGCGGGTTCAACGCGGCAACATCCATGCGCTGATCGGGCCCAACGGCGCAGGCAAAACCACCTGCTTCAACCTGTTGACCAAATTTCTTACCCCCACGGCGGGAAAAATATTCTTCTCGGGCAAGGAAATCACGCACGACAAGCCCGCACAGATCGCGCGGCAGGGCATTATCCGCTCGTTCCAGATTTCGGCCGTTTTCCCGCAACTGACGGTGCTGGAGAACGTACGCATCGGCCTGCAGCGCTCCACGGGCCAGTCCTACCACTTCTGGCGCAGCGGTGCGTCCCTGGCCCACCTGAACGAGGCGGCCTACGGCTTGCTTGAACAAGTCGACCTGGTTGAGTTTGCCCAGGTACACACGATCAACCTGCCTTATGGTCGCAAGCGCGCGCTGGAGATCGCCACCACACTAGCCATGGAGCCCGAACTAATGCTGCTCGATGAGCCCACCCAAGGCATGGGCCATGAAGATGTCAACCGCGTCACGCAACTGATTAAAAAGGTCAGCGCTGGGCGCACCATCCTGATGGTCGAACACAACATGAACGTGGTGTCGCAAATTGCCGACAAGATTACCGTTCTGGCCCGCGGCGCCGTGCTGGCCGAGGGCAACTATGCGCAAGTCTCACGCAACGCCGATGTCATGCAGGCCTATATGGGCACGACAAGCGGCGAACTGGAAGGGGCTCACTAA
- the tnpB gene encoding IS66 family insertion sequence element accessory protein TnpB (TnpB, as the term is used for proteins encoded by IS66 family insertion elements, is considered an accessory protein, since TnpC, encoded by a neighboring gene, is a DDE family transposase.) translates to MIGLPAGTRVWLAAGATDMRRGFDGLAATVQATLLEDPFSGHVFVFRGRKGDRIKVLWWSGDGMCLLAKRLEHGHFVWPSAESGAVHLTPAQLSMLLEGIDWRRPARTHKPTQV, encoded by the coding sequence ATGATCGGCTTACCGGCAGGAACCCGGGTCTGGCTGGCAGCCGGTGCAACCGATATGCGTCGTGGCTTCGATGGCCTGGCGGCAACGGTGCAGGCCACGCTGCTTGAGGATCCCTTTAGCGGTCATGTGTTTGTCTTTCGTGGGCGCAAGGGCGATCGCATCAAGGTGCTGTGGTGGAGTGGCGACGGCATGTGTCTGCTGGCAAAGCGCTTGGAGCACGGTCATTTCGTGTGGCCCAGCGCCGAATCAGGAGCCGTGCATCTGACCCCCGCGCAGCTATCGATGCTGCTCGAGGGGATCGACTGGCGTCGGCCCGCTCGCACGCATAAACCGACTCAGGTCTAG
- a CDS encoding ABC transporter ATP-binding protein: MNTTDSSVLQVTGLAAKYGKVTAVAGANIKVARGSIVTVIGGNGAGKSTLLNSIMGSLPLTGHCAGSIQYLGSDVASWQVERRVAGGMSLVPERRELFGSMSVEDNLLLGGFRLYRAGKAGWKAKIEEVYDLFPRLRERKAQEAGTLSGGERQMLAVGRALMAQPQLLMLDEPSLGLAPRIVREIFQIISRLRSGGVSILLVEQNARAALQVADYGYVLETGEIVLEGPAGDLIGNPRVIESYLGLGNAKKAAGEAA; the protein is encoded by the coding sequence ATGAATACGACTGATTCCTCGGTTCTGCAGGTGACTGGCCTGGCCGCAAAATATGGCAAGGTGACTGCGGTGGCTGGAGCCAATATCAAGGTGGCTCGAGGCAGTATTGTCACGGTTATCGGTGGTAATGGCGCCGGCAAGTCGACGCTGCTTAATTCCATCATGGGTTCTTTGCCTTTGACCGGCCATTGTGCGGGGTCGATCCAGTACCTGGGTTCCGATGTCGCTTCATGGCAGGTGGAGCGCCGGGTTGCCGGCGGCATGTCGCTGGTGCCCGAGCGGCGCGAGTTGTTCGGCAGCATGTCGGTTGAAGATAATCTGTTGTTGGGCGGATTCAGGCTATATCGTGCCGGCAAGGCGGGATGGAAGGCGAAAATCGAGGAAGTCTACGATTTGTTCCCACGCCTGCGCGAACGCAAGGCCCAGGAGGCGGGTACCTTGTCGGGGGGTGAACGACAGATGCTTGCCGTTGGGCGTGCGTTGATGGCGCAGCCGCAATTATTGATGCTCGATGAGCCCAGCCTGGGTCTGGCGCCGCGTATTGTGCGGGAAATCTTCCAGATCATTTCCCGCCTGCGCAGTGGTGGCGTGTCGATTCTGCTGGTCGAACAAAACGCCCGCGCGGCCTTGCAAGTGGCCGATTACGGCTATGTGCTGGAAACCGGCGAAATCGTGCTTGAAGGGCCCGCCGGCGATCTGATCGGGAATCCTCGCGTCATTGAAAGCTACCTGGGCCTGGGCAATGCCAAGAAGGCTGCGGGCGAGGCGGCGTAG
- a CDS encoding aldehyde dehydrogenase (NADP(+)): MTITGKMIIGRRKVVGEGPELYAFDPNENRMLEPTFLSATRQLVDEACELATQSFDAYKELPLEARAGFLERITANIESIGSILIQRAHSETGLPMARLEGERARTANQLRMFASVIRSGHWLNATLDSPLPDRQPLPRSDLRKLMVPLGPVAVFGASNFPLAFSVAGGDTASALAAGCPVIVKAHSAHLGTSELVAEAIQQASVECDMPDGVFSLVVGSGSEVGTQLVTNPAIKAVGFTGSRQGGLALVRAAFNRQEPIPVYAEMSSINPFFVLPGALSKRTSTLAAALADSISLGAGQFCTNPGLIALLDSEAARNFVDELTAILGKQSAQTMLTPGIAKAYEVALKRRFDDQAITQILSPTLDASACTAQPAIFAVTAGEFLANTLHREEIFGPASLVVYCRDVSELLELANSLEGQLTSTLHFEDGDEAIVRQLLPILTKKVGRIIANGYPTGVEVSHAMVHGGPFPSTSNARATSVGASSIDRFLRPICYQDVPSKFIPPALQDSNPLSLWRLRDGQMEKH, translated from the coding sequence ATGACGATTACCGGCAAGATGATTATCGGACGGCGAAAAGTCGTTGGTGAAGGACCCGAGTTATACGCTTTCGATCCAAACGAGAATCGCATGCTCGAACCGACTTTCTTATCTGCAACCCGTCAGCTAGTCGATGAAGCCTGCGAACTGGCAACACAATCCTTTGATGCCTATAAAGAATTACCACTAGAAGCCCGGGCAGGGTTTTTAGAGCGTATTACCGCGAATATTGAAAGTATCGGCAGTATTCTGATCCAACGAGCACACAGCGAAACAGGATTGCCCATGGCTCGCCTAGAGGGCGAGAGAGCCAGAACAGCTAACCAGCTTAGAATGTTTGCATCTGTTATCAGGAGCGGGCACTGGTTAAACGCCACCCTAGACAGCCCGCTACCGGATAGACAACCCCTACCTCGGTCCGATCTGCGGAAGCTAATGGTGCCTCTAGGGCCTGTAGCTGTCTTCGGTGCCAGCAATTTTCCCTTGGCATTTTCCGTGGCGGGAGGAGATACCGCATCGGCGCTTGCTGCAGGCTGCCCAGTCATCGTCAAAGCGCATAGTGCGCATTTGGGAACTTCCGAACTGGTTGCTGAGGCTATACAACAAGCAAGCGTCGAATGCGATATGCCTGATGGGGTGTTTTCCCTAGTCGTGGGATCAGGCTCCGAAGTAGGCACACAGCTTGTGACTAACCCCGCCATCAAAGCCGTGGGGTTTACCGGCTCTCGACAAGGTGGCCTGGCGCTCGTCCGTGCTGCTTTCAACCGTCAGGAGCCTATTCCCGTGTACGCGGAGATGAGCAGCATCAATCCCTTTTTCGTATTACCTGGTGCTCTTTCCAAACGCACGTCGACACTAGCTGCGGCTCTAGCCGATTCTATCTCCTTGGGTGCTGGGCAATTTTGCACCAATCCAGGCCTTATTGCCCTTCTAGATAGCGAAGCAGCGAGAAACTTTGTTGATGAGCTGACAGCAATACTCGGGAAGCAATCTGCCCAGACCATGCTTACCCCTGGCATAGCCAAAGCTTACGAAGTTGCGTTGAAACGCCGGTTTGACGATCAGGCGATAACACAAATCTTGTCACCAACCCTCGATGCATCGGCATGTACGGCTCAACCGGCGATCTTTGCAGTCACTGCCGGAGAATTTCTAGCCAATACACTTCATCGTGAAGAAATCTTCGGGCCAGCTTCTTTAGTCGTTTACTGTCGCGATGTTTCGGAGCTTCTTGAGTTAGCTAACTCTCTCGAGGGCCAGTTAACGTCAACTTTGCATTTTGAAGATGGTGATGAAGCAATCGTTCGACAGCTGCTTCCCATCCTGACCAAGAAGGTCGGACGCATTATTGCCAATGGGTATCCGACGGGCGTCGAAGTATCGCACGCCATGGTCCACGGTGGGCCATTCCCCTCCACTTCGAATGCGCGTGCGACGTCTGTCGGCGCAAGCTCCATTGACCGCTTTTTACGACCCATTTGCTATCAGGATGTTCCGAGCAAATTTATCCCACCGGCACTACAAGATAGCAACCCGCTTTCACTGTGGCGCTTGCGAGATGGGCAAATGGAGAAGCACTAA
- a CDS encoding branched-chain amino acid ABC transporter permease produces MNRKLIAYLLAVVIIALLPAMGAYPIFVMKVLCYALFACAFNLLLGYTGLLSFGHAAFLGGAAYAAGYALTAWGMPTLAGLIFGTAVAAVMGLVMGLLAIRRSGIYFAMITLAMAQMVFFFFLQAHFTGGEDGLQSIPRGTLFGLDLSNDLNLYYVVLAIFIFGYALIWRAINSPFGQVLKAIRENEPRAISLGYNVNSFKLLAFVLSATLAGLAGATKALVFVSATLSDATWGMSGLVILMTLIGGLGTFTGPVLGAFIVVLLENKVGEFGRFLAQTTGIHGFQALGESVTIVIGLIFIICVMAFRRGIVGEVLHHFRPKKASTESP; encoded by the coding sequence ATGAATCGTAAACTAATCGCGTATCTGCTGGCCGTAGTCATTATTGCCCTGCTGCCGGCAATGGGCGCCTACCCCATCTTCGTCATGAAGGTATTGTGCTACGCCTTGTTCGCCTGCGCCTTCAACCTGCTGCTGGGCTACACCGGCCTGCTTTCCTTCGGCCATGCCGCCTTCCTGGGCGGAGCCGCCTACGCCGCGGGTTATGCCCTGACGGCATGGGGCATGCCAACCCTGGCGGGGCTGATATTCGGCACTGCCGTGGCTGCCGTCATGGGGCTGGTCATGGGCTTACTGGCAATTCGCCGCAGCGGCATTTACTTCGCCATGATTACCCTGGCCATGGCGCAAATGGTGTTCTTCTTCTTTCTTCAAGCCCATTTCACGGGTGGTGAAGACGGCTTGCAAAGCATCCCCCGCGGCACCCTGTTCGGCCTCGATCTCAGCAACGACCTGAACCTTTACTATGTGGTCCTGGCCATCTTCATATTCGGCTATGCCCTGATCTGGCGCGCAATCAACTCCCCTTTCGGCCAAGTGCTGAAAGCCATCCGCGAAAACGAACCCCGCGCCATTTCGCTGGGCTACAACGTCAACAGCTTCAAGCTGCTGGCGTTCGTGCTGTCGGCGACCCTGGCCGGCCTGGCCGGCGCAACCAAGGCCCTCGTATTCGTCTCGGCCACCTTGTCGGATGCCACTTGGGGCATGTCCGGCCTGGTCATACTCATGACCCTCATCGGCGGCCTGGGTACCTTTACCGGGCCGGTATTGGGAGCCTTTATCGTAGTCCTGCTCGAGAACAAAGTCGGCGAATTCGGCCGCTTTCTGGCACAGACCACCGGCATACATGGGTTTCAGGCGCTCGGCGAATCGGTCACCATAGTCATCGGCCTGATTTTCATTATCTGCGTAATGGCTTTCCGGCGCGGCATCGTAGGCGAAGTGCTCCACCATTTCCGGCCCAAAAAAGCCTCAACCGAAAGCCCATAA
- a CDS encoding branched-chain amino acid ABC transporter permease, with protein MTEIFGIPIQALLGQLLLGLVNGSFYAVLSLGLAVIFGLLNVINFAHGALYMLGAFVAWMGLQYLGLNYWAMLIIAPIIVGLFGIVIERLLLKHLYKLDHLYGLLLTFGLTLLIEGLFRSLYGVSGQPYATPKILQGGVNLGFMYLPIYRGWVIVASLLACLGTWLVIEKTRLGALLRAGTENPKLVEAFGVNVPLVVTLTFGFGVGLAGFAGVLAAPILQVSPLMGQNLIIVVFAVVVIGGMGSILGSIVTGLALGIIEGLTKVFWPEASNTVVFIIMVIVLLVRPAGLFGKEK; from the coding sequence ATGACTGAAATATTCGGCATACCCATACAAGCGCTGCTGGGTCAGTTATTGCTGGGCTTAGTAAACGGTTCGTTTTACGCGGTACTTTCCCTTGGTCTGGCTGTCATATTCGGTCTGCTCAATGTCATCAATTTTGCTCACGGCGCGCTTTATATGCTGGGCGCCTTCGTTGCGTGGATGGGCTTGCAGTATCTGGGCCTGAATTACTGGGCCATGCTGATCATCGCGCCGATTATTGTCGGGCTGTTCGGCATTGTCATCGAACGCCTGCTCCTCAAACACTTGTACAAGCTCGATCATTTGTACGGCCTTTTGCTGACCTTCGGCCTGACACTGCTCATCGAAGGCCTTTTCCGCAGCCTTTATGGCGTTTCAGGACAGCCCTACGCCACTCCAAAGATTTTGCAAGGCGGCGTCAACCTCGGGTTCATGTACCTGCCCATTTATCGCGGCTGGGTTATCGTGGCCTCGCTGCTTGCATGCCTGGGAACCTGGCTGGTCATCGAAAAAACACGCCTTGGCGCCTTGCTGCGCGCGGGCACCGAAAATCCGAAACTGGTTGAGGCGTTCGGCGTCAACGTGCCCCTGGTCGTGACCCTGACCTTCGGATTCGGCGTCGGCCTCGCCGGATTCGCCGGCGTGCTGGCCGCCCCGATACTGCAGGTTTCTCCGCTAATGGGACAAAACCTGATCATCGTGGTTTTTGCCGTGGTGGTTATTGGCGGCATGGGCTCCATCCTCGGGTCTATCGTCACCGGTCTGGCTTTGGGCATTATCGAAGGCCTCACCAAAGTGTTCTGGCCCGAAGCATCCAACACGGTTGTCTTCATCATCATGGTCATTGTGCTGTTGGTGCGCCCCGCAGGCCTGTTCGGGAAAGAGAAATGA
- a CDS encoding IS66 family transposase zinc-finger binding domain-containing protein: MLLDKLRRALFGQKSEKLAGQIDQLQLELEELHINQGERAQSIESAQAPASRPAPQRRPLPEHLPCEVHEHLPKESACPDCGGAWTRLGEDVSNVLEHVPASFRIVRHVRPRLACSCCERMAQTPAPTGSVMLAPGSRCT; encoded by the coding sequence TTGTTGCTCGATAAACTACGGCGCGCCTTGTTCGGCCAGAAGTCTGAGAAGCTTGCGGGCCAAATCGATCAATTGCAGCTCGAACTCGAAGAGCTGCACATTAACCAGGGCGAACGCGCGCAAAGCATTGAATCGGCCCAAGCGCCTGCCTCGCGCCCCGCGCCGCAGCGTCGGCCATTACCCGAGCACTTGCCGTGCGAGGTGCATGAACATCTTCCCAAGGAGTCTGCCTGCCCCGACTGCGGCGGCGCGTGGACGCGCTTGGGCGAGGACGTGAGCAATGTGCTGGAACACGTGCCAGCCAGCTTTAGAATCGTTCGCCATGTGCGCCCACGCCTGGCGTGCAGTTGTTGCGAGCGGATGGCGCAAACGCCCGCGCCCACCGGCAGCGTAATGCTTGCTCCCGGTTCCAGGTGTACATGA
- a CDS encoding LysR family transcriptional regulator, with translation MMPPLTSIVSRLHVKHLRLLIAVHEHGSLLSAAKEVAITQPGASKALQEIEAAFGATLFTRTNRGLAANDLGRCVVRYARMIYTDLGHLRNELEAIQRGDGGRVSVGSIMGAIPLLTDAVSNLMQTHPGMSVEIVEDTSATLLSLLDSGRLDLAICRKTVSKTPDLYESEILQPEELRIIANNESPFAHKDCLTLQDLAQCKWIVYRANMPMRLLLEREFYDRDIRFPANLLETTSPFATLALLRRNPSFVALASTDVASFFARNALVSILPFEFSIRSEPYELVHRQGSPMSIGAKLMKGYLLNTQGQKVD, from the coding sequence ATGATGCCTCCACTGACCTCAATTGTTTCTCGATTGCACGTCAAGCACCTGCGTTTATTGATCGCAGTTCACGAGCACGGTTCGTTGCTGAGCGCAGCGAAAGAAGTGGCGATTACGCAACCAGGGGCCAGCAAGGCACTTCAGGAAATCGAGGCTGCGTTTGGAGCTACTCTTTTCACTCGAACAAATCGAGGCCTGGCAGCAAACGACTTGGGTCGATGTGTTGTGCGCTACGCGCGCATGATCTACACCGATCTTGGTCATCTTCGTAATGAGCTAGAGGCAATTCAGCGGGGAGACGGTGGACGGGTGTCAGTGGGGTCGATTATGGGGGCAATACCGTTGCTGACGGATGCCGTTTCGAATTTGATGCAAACACACCCGGGCATGTCCGTGGAGATCGTTGAAGATACCAGTGCGACGCTTTTAAGCTTATTGGACAGCGGCAGACTCGACCTGGCAATATGCCGAAAAACTGTCAGCAAAACGCCCGATCTATATGAAAGCGAGATTCTTCAGCCGGAAGAGTTGCGGATCATTGCTAATAATGAAAGTCCTTTTGCGCATAAGGATTGTTTAACTCTTCAAGATTTGGCCCAATGTAAATGGATTGTCTATCGTGCGAATATGCCGATGCGCCTTTTGCTCGAACGGGAGTTTTATGACAGAGATATTCGTTTTCCTGCGAATCTATTGGAGACTACGTCCCCATTTGCAACATTGGCTTTATTGAGAAGAAATCCGTCTTTCGTTGCGCTTGCCTCGACAGATGTGGCCTCCTTTTTTGCTCGCAACGCCTTAGTTAGCATACTGCCATTTGAATTCAGCATACGAAGCGAACCCTACGAATTAGTGCACCGCCAAGGCTCGCCCATGTCTATCGGAGCCAAGTTGATGAAGGGATATCTACTAAATACCCAAGGGCAAAAAGTTGATTGA
- a CDS encoding iron-containing alcohol dehydrogenase: MALIQYITSIQFDFGAVGLLQAECDRIGIKRPMVVTDKGIKAAGILATVMEHIKQSEAVPIFDETPSNPNEAAVRKAVEIFTHNGCDGIIALGGGSSIDLAKGVAICATHSGPLKSFAVIEGGLNKITAATAPVIAIPTTAGTGSEVGRGAILILDDGRKVGVISPFVVPRTAICDPELTLGLPPALTAATGMDAIAHCLETFMSPLFNPPADGIALDGLHRAWRHIEQATNDPEDRNARMNMMSASMQGALAFQKGLGCVHSLSHSLGGIDPRLHHGTLNAIFLPAVIQFNAPAPTMIQENKLNRIAAAMGLSSGSFVADEVQKLTLRLGLPTSLSQVKVSRDLFSKIVDGALQDHSHKTNPRDAIREDYLQMLDASF; this comes from the coding sequence ATGGCGCTCATTCAATATATCACTTCCATTCAATTCGATTTCGGCGCCGTTGGCCTACTGCAAGCGGAGTGTGACCGTATCGGGATAAAACGCCCCATGGTGGTGACAGATAAAGGTATCAAAGCTGCAGGAATTCTTGCCACTGTCATGGAGCATATAAAGCAATCTGAAGCTGTACCCATCTTCGACGAAACACCATCTAACCCAAATGAAGCAGCGGTGCGCAAGGCTGTTGAGATCTTCACCCATAACGGTTGTGATGGAATTATTGCGCTCGGCGGAGGATCTTCGATCGATCTGGCCAAGGGTGTTGCTATTTGTGCAACCCACAGCGGGCCGCTAAAGAGCTTCGCAGTGATTGAGGGTGGGTTGAACAAAATCACAGCAGCAACGGCTCCTGTGATTGCGATACCTACTACTGCAGGCACAGGTAGTGAAGTTGGGCGAGGCGCCATCCTGATTCTTGACGATGGCCGAAAAGTAGGCGTGATCTCCCCGTTTGTCGTTCCCAGGACAGCAATCTGCGATCCGGAGCTAACGCTGGGATTGCCGCCAGCTCTAACCGCCGCAACTGGCATGGATGCCATCGCACATTGTCTTGAGACATTCATGTCTCCGTTGTTCAATCCTCCTGCGGATGGCATTGCCCTGGACGGCTTACACCGTGCCTGGCGACATATCGAGCAGGCAACTAACGACCCAGAAGATCGTAATGCCCGCATGAATATGATGAGTGCCAGCATGCAGGGTGCACTCGCATTCCAGAAAGGCCTAGGGTGTGTTCATAGCCTCAGCCATTCTTTAGGGGGAATTGATCCTCGGCTTCATCACGGGACGCTGAATGCCATCTTTTTGCCGGCAGTCATTCAGTTCAATGCTCCGGCCCCTACGATGATACAAGAAAATAAATTGAACCGGATTGCTGCGGCAATGGGACTTTCGTCTGGCAGCTTCGTTGCCGACGAAGTCCAGAAATTGACACTGAGACTTGGCTTACCTACCTCTTTGAGCCAAGTGAAAGTTTCTCGAGATCTCTTCTCAAAAATCGTCGATGGGGCGCTCCAAGATCATAGCCATAAAACAAACCCTCGGGATGCCATAAGAGAAGACTATTTGCAGATGCTTGATGCATCATTTTGA